A genome region from Alistipes dispar includes the following:
- a CDS encoding RagB/SusD family nutrient uptake outer membrane protein translates to MNKIRKYTAGLLSVLCLSAASCDVLDVEPTGSYSETTAYSSLSNLDLYVKYFYGVLYANADIACGSSCLMDDGATDLVKYSWYGVSAGAMNRFFYQPNYVTEQSNFRSNWSAMYTWISKLNEYLEDLNKGLIRLDPDQVKIRTAEVRFLRAFAYQELVIRHGGVILRNSDTAVDGPDERAKARSTEEECWDFIIGEYRKAEADLPASWEAAEAGRLTKGAAWGMIARASLYAERWGDAVTACDEVLKLGYDLLPGKTAADYYKIFSTPNNQELIIPVYFQSGISMKQHNFNTYFCPPYDGQPYGAADKVGASATPTDEYASSFDIRVGGSYEAFDWDNLSKYGNKPFDNREPRFYASILYNDATWIGRKLELYAGGKDNYMDFSITGQDNVHKSTTGYIFRKFMDDSGKVNFTNILSGTYWTEMRLAEIYLIRSEAYARQNQFGPAYEDLRTIRDRVGLPVLAQKGNWQDYLHDLAKERICELGLEGHRFFDLVRWGIAVETLNNKRLHGVKITRTGDGFSYERVECDTQDRLFSEKYTIFPIPYTELQNNTLCEQNEIWK, encoded by the coding sequence ATGAACAAGATCAGAAAATATACGGCGGGACTTCTTTCGGTCCTCTGTCTTTCGGCGGCGTCGTGCGATGTGCTCGACGTGGAGCCGACGGGAAGCTACAGCGAAACTACGGCTTATTCGTCCCTGAGTAACCTGGACCTGTATGTCAAATACTTCTACGGCGTGCTTTATGCCAATGCCGATATAGCCTGCGGCAGTTCGTGTCTGATGGACGACGGCGCGACCGATCTGGTGAAATACTCTTGGTACGGCGTATCGGCCGGTGCGATGAACAGGTTTTTCTATCAGCCCAATTACGTCACCGAGCAGAGCAACTTCCGCTCCAACTGGTCTGCTATGTACACCTGGATCAGCAAGCTCAACGAATATCTGGAGGACCTGAACAAAGGGCTTATCAGGCTCGATCCCGACCAGGTGAAGATCCGTACGGCCGAGGTCCGTTTTCTGCGTGCGTTCGCTTATCAGGAACTGGTGATCCGTCACGGCGGGGTGATCCTGCGCAACAGCGACACGGCCGTTGACGGGCCCGATGAGCGCGCCAAGGCCCGCTCGACCGAGGAGGAGTGCTGGGATTTCATCATCGGTGAATACCGGAAGGCCGAGGCCGATCTTCCGGCAAGTTGGGAGGCTGCGGAAGCCGGGCGTCTGACCAAAGGCGCCGCCTGGGGTATGATCGCCCGCGCGTCGCTCTATGCGGAGCGTTGGGGCGATGCCGTCACGGCCTGCGACGAGGTGCTGAAATTGGGCTACGACCTGCTTCCCGGCAAGACTGCGGCCGATTACTACAAGATCTTCTCGACGCCTAACAACCAGGAACTGATTATCCCGGTCTATTTCCAGTCGGGCATCAGCATGAAGCAGCACAATTTCAACACCTATTTCTGCCCTCCGTACGACGGTCAGCCCTATGGCGCCGCCGACAAGGTGGGTGCATCGGCCACGCCGACCGACGAGTACGCCTCGTCGTTCGACATCAGGGTAGGCGGCAGCTACGAGGCCTTCGATTGGGATAACCTTTCGAAATACGGCAATAAGCCCTTCGACAACCGCGAGCCGCGCTTCTATGCGTCGATTCTCTATAACGATGCCACCTGGATCGGCCGCAAGCTCGAACTCTATGCCGGAGGCAAGGACAATTACATGGACTTCTCCATCACCGGACAGGACAACGTGCACAAATCGACGACCGGTTACATTTTCCGCAAATTCATGGACGACAGCGGCAAGGTGAACTTCACGAACATTCTTTCCGGAACCTACTGGACCGAGATGCGCCTGGCCGAGATCTATCTGATCCGTTCGGAAGCCTATGCGCGCCAGAACCAGTTCGGACCGGCGTACGAAGACCTCAGAACGATTCGCGATCGCGTGGGGCTTCCCGTACTGGCGCAGAAGGGCAACTGGCAGGATTACCTGCATGATCTGGCCAAGGAGCGTATCTGCGAGCTGGGGCTCGAAGGCCACCGCTTCTTCGACCTGGTGCGCTGGGGCATTGCCGTCGAGACGCTCAACAACAAGCGTCTGCATGGTGTGAAGATTACCAGGACGGGCGACGGCTTCAGCTACGAGCGCGTGGAGTGCGACACGCAGGATCGTCTCTTCTCCGAGAAATATACGATCTTCCCGATTCCCTACACCGAGCTGCAGAACAATACGTTGTGCGAGCAGAACGAGATCTGGAAATAA
- a CDS encoding SusC/RagA family TonB-linked outer membrane protein, protein MKDNYSKRERVSRMRHFVACVLMLFGAGLSTAFAQSYISGTVTDAQGNPLVGVNVIVKGTTVGTMTTSDGSYRLDTPPRADVLIFSYLGMKGQELAINGRTEINVVMQEDAARMDEVVVVGYGTQKKVHLTGSIAAVSDDEIKKSTVSTISQALVGKLPGLITQQATGAPGSDGVTMLVRGYTSYNGSSPLVLVDGVERQMGTVDPNDVETVTILKDASASAVYGMKAAAGVILITTKRGHQGAMSINYRGNVTLSQMTTMPDFMNGTQYMEYYNAGLALDKLGGDDVPDYQFTPEEIAMTYNGDPSDGYENTDWMSPMRRLTLMHQHNLSVSGGSEKARYFVSGGFRNQEGIIKGHEDSRGNLRSNVDLTPHDNLRVQLNVAASLQDYYQPGAYSYANQEGYNIFHQMMYSIPFVPKWLEKDGTVYPVSGYRASWSAASPEYGSAHSGFSKSRNLRLETSANVEYSVPFVKGLKLGMFTSWDYHYYTGRTFSHSYEVLAYTFQRGSGIGADPLSKYSLVNAANLTPDGNLYVAHSNDQRVVLRPQISYANKFGKHDVGALFLYEQTTYTSESMNAGRRDFPVFDLPELNFGDPTTATNASSSGKSAFAGFVGRLNYAYDDKYLIEASFRYDGSYLFHKDHRWGFFPSVSVGWVMSQEDFFQSALPKIEYFKLRGSIGTLGNDNVTAFLYRKQFAYNASSVAFGSTPASQGTLSNSVAFPFEDLTWERTRTYDIGFEMSAWNGLLGVEFDYFYKYTFNILQSIGGIYPPSLGGHYPAYINDGTFDNRGFELVLRHRNRIGKFSYGVTGNLTFARNRILSKQQADNTLPWKNVLGSSLGALWGLKSDGLYQTEEELANAPKPIGVQPRLGDIKYVDINGDGSITADDYVRIARSRMPEMMFSLSLDADYKGFDLSVQLQGAALCDRMLQATWNNGVADQTPLTVPWYGNYDNAPLYLVEGAWRPDNTNAEYPRLSVTKSSAGNNAQVSDFWKRNGAYLRLKNVVLGYTFPKRWMNRIGIDNLRIYFSGNNLLTATEFRWIDPESANVPTGYYPQQRTFTFGVDLSF, encoded by the coding sequence ATGAAGGACAATTATTCGAAACGAGAACGCGTTTCCCGGATGCGGCATTTCGTCGCATGCGTATTGATGTTGTTCGGAGCCGGTCTGTCAACCGCTTTCGCACAGTCGTACATTTCGGGAACCGTTACCGACGCTCAGGGGAATCCGCTCGTGGGTGTCAATGTGATCGTCAAGGGGACCACCGTGGGCACGATGACCACGAGCGACGGATCGTATCGTCTGGATACCCCCCCCCGGGCTGATGTGCTGATTTTCTCGTACTTGGGTATGAAAGGCCAGGAGCTGGCGATAAACGGCCGTACGGAAATCAATGTCGTGATGCAGGAGGATGCGGCCCGTATGGACGAGGTCGTGGTGGTCGGTTACGGTACGCAGAAGAAGGTGCATCTGACCGGATCCATTGCGGCGGTTTCCGACGATGAAATCAAGAAATCGACCGTCAGCACCATTTCGCAGGCCCTGGTCGGAAAGCTCCCGGGACTGATTACGCAGCAGGCGACCGGCGCTCCCGGATCCGACGGCGTAACGATGCTCGTGCGCGGCTATACCTCCTACAACGGCTCGAGCCCGCTGGTGCTGGTGGACGGAGTCGAGCGTCAGATGGGTACGGTCGATCCGAACGACGTGGAGACCGTAACGATTCTCAAGGATGCTTCGGCAAGCGCCGTCTATGGAATGAAGGCTGCCGCCGGCGTCATCCTTATCACGACCAAGCGCGGTCATCAGGGCGCCATGTCGATCAACTACCGCGGCAACGTAACGCTCTCGCAGATGACGACCATGCCCGATTTCATGAACGGCACGCAGTACATGGAGTACTATAATGCCGGTCTTGCCCTCGACAAGCTGGGCGGCGACGACGTGCCCGACTACCAGTTCACCCCCGAGGAGATCGCCATGACCTACAACGGCGATCCGTCGGACGGTTATGAGAATACGGACTGGATGTCGCCGATGCGCCGTCTGACGCTCATGCACCAGCACAACCTTTCGGTGAGCGGCGGTAGCGAGAAGGCCCGTTATTTCGTCAGCGGCGGTTTCCGCAACCAGGAAGGCATCATCAAGGGACATGAGGATTCGCGCGGCAACCTCCGCTCGAACGTGGACCTGACGCCGCACGACAACCTGCGCGTACAGCTCAACGTGGCGGCATCCTTGCAGGATTACTACCAGCCCGGAGCCTATTCGTATGCCAACCAGGAAGGTTACAACATCTTCCATCAGATGATGTACTCTATACCGTTCGTTCCGAAATGGCTGGAGAAGGACGGAACCGTTTATCCTGTCTCGGGATATCGTGCTTCGTGGTCCGCCGCCAGCCCCGAATACGGTTCGGCCCACTCCGGCTTCAGCAAGTCGCGCAACCTCCGTCTGGAGACTTCGGCCAACGTCGAGTATTCGGTTCCTTTCGTGAAGGGTCTGAAACTGGGCATGTTCACCAGTTGGGACTACCATTACTATACGGGTCGTACCTTCTCGCACTCCTACGAAGTGCTGGCCTATACGTTCCAGCGCGGTTCGGGCATCGGAGCCGATCCTCTGAGCAAGTATTCGCTCGTAAATGCGGCCAATCTGACTCCGGACGGCAACCTCTACGTGGCCCATTCGAACGACCAGCGCGTGGTGCTGCGTCCGCAGATCTCCTATGCGAACAAGTTCGGCAAGCACGATGTGGGAGCCCTGTTCCTCTACGAGCAGACGACTTATACCTCGGAATCGATGAACGCCGGCCGCCGCGATTTCCCCGTGTTCGATCTTCCGGAGCTCAATTTCGGTGATCCGACGACCGCCACGAATGCCTCTTCGTCCGGAAAGTCGGCCTTTGCCGGTTTCGTGGGACGTCTGAATTATGCATACGATGACAAATACCTCATCGAGGCCTCGTTCCGTTACGACGGTTCGTACCTCTTCCACAAGGACCATCGCTGGGGTTTCTTCCCCTCGGTATCCGTGGGTTGGGTGATGTCGCAGGAGGATTTCTTCCAGTCTGCACTCCCGAAAATCGAATACTTCAAGCTGCGCGGTTCGATCGGTACGCTGGGTAACGACAACGTAACGGCATTCCTTTACCGCAAACAGTTTGCCTACAATGCCAGCAGCGTGGCCTTCGGAAGCACGCCTGCCTCGCAGGGTACGCTCTCCAACTCGGTGGCCTTCCCCTTTGAGGATCTGACCTGGGAGCGGACGCGTACCTACGATATCGGCTTCGAGATGAGCGCCTGGAACGGCCTGTTGGGCGTGGAGTTCGACTACTTCTATAAGTACACCTTCAACATCCTGCAGTCGATCGGCGGCATCTATCCTCCTTCGCTGGGCGGCCACTATCCGGCCTATATCAACGACGGTACTTTCGACAACCGCGGTTTTGAGTTGGTGCTCCGCCACCGCAACCGTATCGGCAAGTTCAGCTACGGCGTCACGGGCAACCTCACCTTCGCCCGCAACCGCATTCTGAGCAAGCAGCAGGCCGACAATACGCTGCCGTGGAAGAACGTGCTCGGGTCGTCGCTCGGAGCTCTTTGGGGCCTGAAGTCCGACGGCCTCTATCAGACCGAGGAGGAGCTGGCCAATGCGCCGAAACCGATCGGCGTGCAGCCCCGTCTGGGTGATATCAAATATGTCGATATCAACGGCGACGGATCCATTACGGCCGACGACTATGTACGGATTGCCCGCAGCCGTATGCCGGAGATGATGTTCTCGCTGTCGCTCGATGCCGACTACAAGGGTTTCGACCTCTCCGTGCAGTTGCAGGGAGCCGCTCTTTGCGACCGTATGCTCCAGGCTACCTGGAACAACGGCGTGGCGGACCAGACCCCGCTGACCGTTCCCTGGTACGGCAATTACGACAATGCACCGCTCTATCTGGTCGAGGGAGCCTGGCGTCCGGACAACACGAATGCGGAGTATCCGCGTCTGTCGGTAACCAAGTCGTCGGCGGGCAACAACGCCCAGGTCTCCGACTTCTGGAAACGCAATGGAGCCTACCTGCGTCTGAAGAATGTCGTGTTGGGTTATACCTTTCCCAAGCGTTGGATGAACCGCATCGGCATCGACAACCTTCGTATCTATTTCAGCGGCAACAACCTGCTTACGGCAACCGAGTTCCGATGGATCGACCCCGAAAGCGCGAACGTTCCGACGGGTTACTACCCGCAGCAGCGTACCTTCACCTTCGGTGTGGATCTCTCATTCTAA
- a CDS encoding prolyl oligopeptidase family serine peptidase: MRDMKFLSGILLLGALLTGCRDARDRTAELGRELRPFTEPPEIYREEYGTYRSPLLFYNGDSVRTAADWVRRRAEIRTRWDSLLGAWPPVIAGQRFEYADTLPGEDFDRYRVRFRWLPSETTEGYLLVPHRKGRKPAVITLFYEPETAVGLGGKPNRDFALRLAERGFVALSLGTTQTTRTKTYSLYYPSVDSATLQPLSALAYAAANAWEALAGFPEVDSTRIGVMGHSYGGKWAMFASCLWEKFACAVWGDPGVVFDETKGGYVNYWEPWYLGYYPPPWEHTWDEQGAVKARGAYPSLRRDGHDLHELHALMAPRPFLVSGGCSDGSERWTALNHAVAVNRLLGYEGRVAMTNRPLHDPDSLSNALAYAFFEFWLHPETVNR, translated from the coding sequence ATGCGCGACATGAAATTTTTATCGGGTATCCTGCTGTTGGGGGCTTTGCTGACGGGCTGTCGGGATGCCCGGGACCGAACAGCGGAGCTCGGGCGGGAATTGCGGCCCTTTACCGAACCTCCCGAAATCTATCGGGAGGAGTATGGAACCTATCGTTCTCCGCTGCTTTTCTACAACGGCGACAGCGTAAGGACGGCTGCCGATTGGGTTCGCCGCCGTGCGGAGATCCGCACCCGCTGGGATTCGCTTCTGGGCGCCTGGCCGCCGGTGATTGCGGGACAGCGCTTCGAATATGCCGATACGCTTCCGGGTGAGGATTTCGACCGTTATCGCGTCCGGTTCCGCTGGCTGCCTTCGGAAACGACCGAAGGATACCTGCTCGTCCCGCACCGCAAAGGTCGCAAACCCGCCGTCATCACCCTTTTCTACGAACCGGAGACAGCCGTCGGCCTGGGCGGCAAACCGAATCGGGATTTTGCGCTCCGCCTTGCCGAACGGGGCTTTGTCGCCCTTTCGCTCGGGACGACGCAAACCACCCGTACGAAGACCTATTCGCTTTACTATCCCTCGGTCGATAGCGCGACGTTGCAGCCCTTGTCGGCGTTGGCATACGCCGCTGCGAATGCCTGGGAGGCGCTGGCCGGGTTTCCCGAGGTCGATTCCACGCGCATCGGCGTCATGGGCCACTCCTACGGTGGCAAGTGGGCGATGTTCGCCTCGTGCCTGTGGGAGAAGTTCGCCTGTGCGGTCTGGGGCGATCCGGGCGTGGTCTTCGACGAGACGAAAGGGGGGTATGTCAATTATTGGGAGCCCTGGTATCTGGGCTACTATCCGCCGCCCTGGGAGCATACTTGGGACGAGCAGGGTGCCGTGAAGGCCCGCGGCGCATATCCCTCGCTGCGCCGCGACGGGCACGATCTGCATGAGCTGCACGCCCTGATGGCGCCCCGGCCTTTCCTCGTGTCGGGAGGCTGTTCGGACGGTTCCGAACGCTGGACGGCACTCAATCATGCGGTGGCCGTAAACCGCCTGCTCGGATACGAAGGGCGTGTCGCCATGACGAATCGGCCGCTGCACGATCCCGATTCGCTGTCGAACGCCTTGGCCTATGCCTTTTTCGAGTTTTGGTTACATCCTGAGACGGTGAACAGGTGA
- a CDS encoding AraC family transcriptional regulator, with amino-acid sequence MIRILLLVDCANDFDRNLLRGIVRYSRENGPWLFYRLPSYYRSIENGERSILEWAKAWKADAIIGQWNDDAMDLLKELNIPVVLQNYRHRSTTYSNLTGDYEGTGLMAARFFAERLFRNFAFFGVKGVVWSDERCKGYRGEVERIGGTFHAFETGKDSEKNREVLGRWLRELPKPVALFCCDDAHALIISEICKMENIPIPEDVSLLGVDNDELICNISDPPISSIELEVEKGGYAVGKLLHRQIRKEFVGPFNVVINPIRIELRQSTEKHNIEDPYVLRIVKYIERHIAADLTIDAIIGQIPLSRRNIELKFKRVMNTSIYQYVLKCRVKRFANLLLTTDLPLAEIAGEAGFRDCNNISRIFKKFMGCSPIEYRQRRSAGK; translated from the coding sequence ATGATCCGGATTCTGCTGCTCGTCGATTGCGCGAACGATTTCGACCGCAACCTGCTTCGGGGGATCGTGCGCTATTCGCGCGAGAACGGTCCGTGGCTCTTTTACCGGTTGCCCTCCTATTACAGGAGCATCGAAAACGGCGAGCGGAGCATCCTCGAGTGGGCCAAGGCGTGGAAGGCCGACGCCATCATCGGCCAGTGGAACGACGACGCGATGGATCTGCTCAAGGAGCTGAACATTCCGGTCGTCCTGCAGAACTACCGCCACCGCAGTACGACCTATTCGAATCTGACCGGCGACTACGAGGGCACGGGCCTGATGGCGGCCCGTTTCTTTGCCGAGCGCCTGTTCCGTAACTTCGCCTTTTTCGGCGTCAAGGGGGTCGTCTGGTCGGACGAACGTTGCAAGGGGTACCGCGGCGAGGTGGAGCGCATCGGCGGGACGTTCCATGCCTTCGAGACCGGAAAGGACAGCGAGAAAAACCGCGAGGTGTTGGGCCGCTGGCTGCGCGAACTGCCCAAACCCGTGGCGTTGTTCTGCTGCGACGATGCCCATGCACTCATTATCTCGGAGATATGCAAAATGGAGAACATCCCCATTCCGGAGGATGTCTCGCTGCTGGGCGTGGACAACGACGAGCTGATCTGCAACATCTCCGATCCGCCGATCTCGTCGATCGAGCTGGAGGTCGAGAAGGGCGGTTATGCTGTCGGGAAGCTGCTCCATAGGCAGATCCGCAAGGAGTTCGTGGGGCCCTTCAACGTGGTGATCAACCCGATCCGCATCGAACTGCGCCAATCGACCGAGAAACACAATATCGAAGATCCCTACGTGCTGCGGATCGTCAAATACATCGAGCGGCATATCGCGGCCGATCTGACGATCGATGCGATCATCGGGCAGATTCCGCTTTCGCGGCGCAACATCGAACTCAAGTTCAAGCGCGTCATGAACACCTCCATATACCAGTATGTGCTGAAGTGCCGCGTGAAGCGTTTTGCCAACCTGCTGCTGACGACCGATCTCCCGCTGGCCGAGATTGCCGGCGAGGCGGGTTTCCGCGACTGCAACAACATTTCGCGGATTTTCAAGAAGTTTATGGGTTGCTCGCCGATCGAATACCGTCAGCGGCGTTCGGCCGGCAAATAG
- a CDS encoding DUF3467 domain-containing protein, with protein MAETTQFGIDLQLDEAVAQGHYSNLAIISHSTSEFIIDFAAVLPGVQKARVKSRIILTPEHAKRLLRSLQENIVRYESSVGKIEIPTPAGTPDAGPKMGQA; from the coding sequence ATGGCAGAGACGACACAATTCGGAATCGACCTCCAGCTGGACGAAGCCGTGGCCCAGGGCCACTATTCGAATCTGGCGATCATATCGCACTCCACATCGGAGTTCATCATCGACTTCGCGGCGGTCCTGCCCGGCGTGCAGAAGGCGCGCGTCAAGAGCCGCATCATCCTCACGCCCGAACACGCCAAACGGCTGCTGCGCTCGTTGCAGGAGAACATCGTGCGCTACGAGAGCAGCGTGGGCAAGATCGAGATTCCGACGCCGGCCGGGACGCCCGACGCGGGGCCCAAGATGGGGCAGGCCTGA